The sequence ATTCCCGCAATTCACCGAACCCTCAGAAGGCTACCACGGCTTGGTCTTTTGGGATGCCTTCGGACCCAACAGCCCCTTTGGTAATATAGCCTTTATCATCCGTGCACGTGTCGAAGGGCTACGCGACTACGGTCCCAGCCTCAGCCCCTTCAATGCTTTCCTGTTATTGCAAGGCTTGGAGACCCTGTCGTTGCGGGTGCAGCGACACGTAGACAACGCCCTAACACTGGCACGTTGGCTCGAACAACACGAGCAGGTAGAGTATGTAAATTACCCGGGCTTGGAAAGCAGCCCCTATCATCAATTAGCAAAAAAATATCTGCGCAATGGCTTCGGGGGAGTGCTCACCTTCGCCATCAAAGGAGGAAAACAAAAAGCGGCTGCTTTCATCAACCATCTGAAGCTTGCCAGCCACTTAGCCAACGTGGGCGATGCCAAAACACTGGTGATTCACCCGGCATCGACCACCCACCAGCAGTTGAGCGAAGCCGAACAACGCAGCGCCGGCGTGGAACCCAATTTGATACGCGTGTCTGTGGGCATCGAGCATATCGACGACATCATCGCCGACTTCGAGCAGGCTTTTGAGAAAATAAGCACAGCAGTGACCGTCTAAAAGAATGTTAAAGACCTTCCAATATCAGGCACCTTTTATTACCGAGGGTGGCGATACCCTCGAGGGGCTTACGGTGGCATACCGCACCTACGGGCAGCTGAATGCAAGCGCCGACAATGTGGTGTGGGTATGCCATGCCCTCACAGGCAGTGCAGACGTTGACCGTTGGTGGGCAGGGCTCTTTGGCAAAGGGCGCCTGCTCGACCCAGAGCGGCAATTTATCGTTTGCGCCAATATGCTTGGTTCATGCTACGGCTCGACCAACCCGCTGTCTCCCAATCCTTCAACCGGCATACCTTACTATTATGACTTTCCTGTACTTACCAACCGGGACATCATGCGGGGATTCGAGCTACTGCGCCGCCACTTGGGCATCCGCCGCATTCGCTGCCTTATTGGGGGGTCTATGGGTGGGCAACAGGCTCTCGAGTGGCTCATTGAAGTTCCTCATCTCTTCGATTCGGCTTACTTGATTGCCTGCAATGCCCGCCATTCTGCTTGGGGCATTGCTTTCAATGAGGCGCAGCGCATGGCTATAGAGTCCGACAGCAGCTGGGGACAGCGCACTCCCGATGCCGGGCTGAAAGGCATGGAAGCTGCCCGTGCTTGCGCCATGCTTTCCTATCGCC comes from Thermonema lapsum and encodes:
- a CDS encoding homoserine O-acetyltransferase family protein — translated: MLKTFQYQAPFITEGGDTLEGLTVAYRTYGQLNASADNVVWVCHALTGSADVDRWWAGLFGKGRLLDPERQFIVCANMLGSCYGSTNPLSPNPSTGIPYYYDFPVLTNRDIMRGFELLRRHLGIRRIRCLIGGSMGGQQALEWLIEVPHLFDSAYLIACNARHSAWGIAFNEAQRMAIESDSSWGQRTPDAGLKGMEAARACAMLSYRHYQTYALTQSEAEEYSPTGNFRAASYQRHQGKKLRERFHAFSYWWLSKAMDSHDVGRGRGGVEAALERIRAQVLVLGISTDILFPLAEQQLLAKYIPHAHLRILHSVYGHDAFLIETDAVERFYFDCFAQTESCLFPVS